A single Chloracidobacterium sp. DNA region contains:
- a CDS encoding UDP-glucose/GDP-mannose dehydrogenase family protein, producing MHIAVIGTGYVGLVSGACFAEFGTDVICVDVDTSKIEKLNNGIIPIYEPGLDAIVKKNVEAGRLHFTTDIKSAVERAQVVFLAVGTPPQADGTPDMSYYRQAAKDVAESMNDYKVLVTKSTVPVGTGKWLRDFIQENIKIETEFGVASNPEFLREGAAITDFMRPDRVVIGSNEDRAIEVMKELYRPLFLIETPIVITSLEAAELIKYAANAFLATKITFINEVANLCDAIGCDVHDVARGMGMDNRIGRKFLHPGPGYGGSCFPKDTRALTTVADQYGVETLIVDAVIEANERQRDAMIPKIEKLVGNLSGKKIGILGLSFKPETDDMRESPAIEIISELIKRGASIKAFDPVAMEESTHFITGIEYANDEYDAIAGADAMVIVTEWNQFRALDLERVKSLLVEPKIADLRNIYEPKEMREMGFEYVGVGR from the coding sequence ATGCATATTGCAGTTATTGGAACAGGTTATGTCGGTTTGGTATCCGGTGCGTGTTTTGCCGAATTTGGAACCGATGTCATTTGTGTCGATGTTGATACCTCAAAGATCGAAAAGCTTAACAACGGCATAATACCTATTTATGAACCGGGCCTGGATGCCATCGTCAAGAAAAACGTAGAGGCCGGTCGGTTGCATTTTACGACTGATATCAAATCCGCTGTGGAACGGGCACAGGTCGTCTTCCTGGCAGTGGGGACGCCGCCTCAGGCCGATGGGACGCCCGATATGAGTTATTATCGTCAGGCGGCCAAGGACGTTGCTGAGTCGATGAACGACTACAAGGTGCTTGTTACCAAATCGACGGTCCCGGTTGGCACCGGCAAATGGTTACGGGATTTCATTCAGGAAAACATTAAAATCGAAACTGAATTTGGAGTTGCGTCGAATCCGGAGTTTCTCCGTGAAGGGGCCGCGATCACAGACTTTATGCGTCCCGATCGAGTGGTGATCGGAAGCAACGAAGACCGGGCGATCGAGGTAATGAAAGAACTTTATCGCCCACTTTTTCTGATCGAAACACCGATAGTCATCACTTCGCTAGAGGCCGCCGAGCTGATCAAATATGCTGCAAACGCATTTTTGGCGACCAAGATCACATTTATTAACGAGGTGGCGAATCTTTGTGATGCGATCGGTTGCGACGTTCACGATGTTGCCCGTGGAATGGGAATGGACAATCGCATTGGACGCAAGTTTCTGCATCCGGGCCCCGGATACGGTGGGTCTTGCTTCCCCAAAGATACGAGAGCTTTGACCACCGTTGCAGATCAATATGGCGTAGAAACGCTTATCGTCGATGCCGTGATCGAGGCTAACGAACGTCAACGCGATGCAATGATTCCCAAGATCGAAAAGCTCGTCGGGAACTTAAGTGGTAAGAAGATCGGAATACTCGGTTTATCGTTCAAGCCTGAAACGGACGATATGCGCGAATCCCCAGCGATCGAGATCATATCTGAGCTGATCAAACGCGGAGCATCGATCAAAGCATTTGACCCGGTCGCTATGGAAGAATCAACTCACTTTATTACCGGCATTGAATATGCGAATGATGAATATGATGCTATTGCCGGAGCCGATGCGATGGTGATAGTTACCGAATGGAATCAATTTCGGGCGCTCGACCTGGAACGCGTGAAGTCACTTTTGGTCGAACCGAAGATCGCAGACCTTCGCAATATTTACGAGCCAAAGGAAATGCGTGAAATGGGCTTTGAATATGTCGGCGTTGGCCGATAA
- a CDS encoding substrate-binding domain-containing protein, whose protein sequence is MATVKEERWQRDRDAFEAQCKKMNVDCVITVADNSPDRQANDVDNLLTQKVDVLVIAPQDATQAASMVDKAKMQGVPVISYDRLINSDKIDLYISHQVPIIGRKIAEYALQKVPKGNYVIVNGASTDNNAHIMNKEYLAVLKPAIDRGDVVIKSEQFIPDWKPELALNFAENALTQNNDDIQAFIVSNDGMAGGVVNALTKKGLAGKIVVTGQDADKRALQSIAEGKQSMTVYKPIIPLADAAVEAAIKLAKKEKLNTTPFKKDDESKEVPAILLEVVTVDKGNLMETVIKDGYAKYEDVFLNVPEIDRPKK, encoded by the coding sequence ATGGCTACCGTGAAAGAGGAGAGATGGCAGCGTGACCGCGATGCCTTCGAGGCGCAGTGCAAGAAAATGAATGTCGATTGTGTTATCACAGTGGCTGACAATAGTCCTGACCGACAGGCAAATGATGTCGATAACTTGTTAACACAGAAAGTTGACGTCCTTGTCATTGCTCCGCAAGATGCTACTCAAGCTGCATCGATGGTCGATAAGGCAAAAATGCAGGGCGTGCCGGTAATCAGCTACGACCGGCTTATAAATTCAGATAAGATCGACCTGTATATCTCGCACCAAGTGCCCATAATCGGGCGTAAGATCGCCGAATATGCACTTCAAAAGGTCCCGAAAGGTAATTATGTAATAGTAAACGGTGCCTCTACTGATAATAACGCTCACATAATGAACAAGGAGTATTTGGCTGTGTTAAAGCCTGCCATCGACAGGGGCGATGTTGTTATTAAGAGCGAACAGTTTATTCCGGATTGGAAACCTGAACTTGCGCTTAATTTTGCCGAAAACGCACTGACCCAAAATAATGACGACATTCAGGCATTTATCGTCTCAAACGATGGAATGGCTGGCGGCGTAGTGAATGCTCTAACTAAAAAGGGGCTGGCGGGCAAGATCGTCGTGACAGGACAGGACGCTGATAAGCGTGCCCTTCAGAGCATTGCCGAAGGAAAGCAGTCAATGACGGTTTATAAGCCAATTATTCCACTCGCTGACGCCGCGGTGGAAGCGGCGATAAAACTTGCGAAAAAGGAAAAGTTAAACACAACACCGTTTAAGAAGGACGATGAGTCAAAAGAGGTTCCAGCAATTCTGCTTGAGGTCGTAACGGTCGACAAGGGTAATCTGATGGAGACCGTGATCAAGGATGGCTACGCAAAATATGAAGATGTCTTTCTCAACGTCCCCGAAATCGATCGGCCAAAGAAATAG
- a CDS encoding ROK family protein has protein sequence MNRIALALDLGGTNLRLAAVGEDGTIYSRSRAETPKGSSGNDVIDLIIHLAENCRSGLEDPSAVCAIAAAVPATINIDEGILNKLPNLRCLEGVPLRDILSNRLGVDAVLENDATAAAIGENWLGASRDVDTSICVTLGTGVGGGLMINGKPYRGKDGTAGEVGHICVEPDGHPCGCGSRGCVEQYASATAVIRMAREAGLDVSTSSDVYNWAKRGNEEAVDVFTAMGTYLGIGLAGLVNVLNPEMIVIGGGVSAAWELFAGDVRREVDERSFPEPAKRVKIVGAELGDDAGILGAARAVFALISK, from the coding sequence ATGAATAGAATCGCTTTGGCACTAGATCTGGGCGGCACAAATCTACGTTTGGCCGCCGTTGGTGAAGATGGCACCATTTATTCCCGTTCACGAGCGGAGACCCCGAAAGGGTCTTCCGGCAATGACGTCATTGATCTGATAATCCACTTGGCTGAAAATTGCCGAAGCGGGCTCGAAGACCCTTCCGCGGTCTGTGCGATCGCTGCCGCAGTACCCGCGACGATCAATATAGACGAGGGTATATTGAACAAACTACCAAATCTCCGATGCCTCGAAGGTGTTCCGCTCCGCGACATTTTGTCCAACCGGCTCGGGGTGGATGCTGTCCTCGAAAATGATGCGACGGCCGCCGCAATCGGTGAAAACTGGCTCGGAGCGTCACGCGATGTCGATACATCGATCTGCGTGACTCTCGGAACAGGTGTTGGCGGTGGGCTAATGATAAACGGAAAGCCGTATCGGGGGAAAGATGGCACCGCCGGGGAAGTCGGTCATATTTGTGTCGAACCGGACGGGCACCCCTGCGGTTGTGGAAGCCGCGGATGTGTCGAGCAGTATGCATCTGCAACCGCCGTTATACGGATGGCGAGAGAAGCAGGGTTGGATGTGTCGACATCGTCGGATGTTTACAACTGGGCGAAACGCGGTAACGAAGAGGCGGTTGATGTGTTTACAGCGATGGGGACATATTTGGGGATCGGGTTGGCAGGCCTTGTGAATGTTCTAAATCCCGAAATGATAGTGATCGGCGGCGGTGTTTCGGCCGCGTGGGAACTATTTGCCGGTGATGTGCGACGTGAGGTAGATGAACGGTCATTTCCGGAACCGGCGAAGCGTGTTAAAATCGTGGGGGCAGAATTGGGGGACGATGCCGGAATACTCGGTGCGGCACGAGCGGTCTTTGCCTTGATAAGCAAATAA
- a CDS encoding ribosome maturation factor RimP, protein MVAKQPFTGRINEAALEVANICGVEFVHAEVVGSKNDSLIRIYIDRPQGVSIDDCAQFSSAIEEIFDAEDLIPFAYVLEVSSPGIERQLYSLSDFVRFTGEMAKVKLSTEISGQKNFVGVIVAVEDDVITFDDRTCGKVTIPFESVVKANLKIDLGKELKGR, encoded by the coding sequence ATGGTAGCAAAACAGCCTTTTACCGGGCGAATCAATGAAGCAGCACTCGAGGTGGCAAATATATGCGGCGTCGAATTTGTGCATGCTGAAGTTGTAGGGTCTAAGAATGACTCGCTCATACGTATCTACATTGACAGACCACAAGGCGTGTCGATCGACGACTGTGCTCAGTTCTCATCAGCAATTGAAGAGATATTTGATGCGGAGGACCTCATACCCTTTGCGTATGTCTTGGAGGTGTCGTCACCCGGCATCGAGCGCCAACTTTATTCGCTTTCTGACTTTGTACGATTTACCGGCGAAATGGCGAAAGTAAAGCTCTCGACGGAGATCTCGGGGCAGAAGAATTTTGTCGGTGTGATCGTGGCCGTCGAAGATGACGTTATCACCTTCGACGACCGCACTTGCGGAAAGGTCACGATACCATTCGAATCGGTTGTGAAGGCAAATCTGAAGATCGATCTTGGTAAGGAATTGAAAGGGCGCTAG
- the nusA gene encoding transcription termination factor NusA, with the protein MTSSIGQSIEILCNEQGLDRDMVIEAMKEAVKAAARKQFRGHDKTGEGIQVDWNNEEGMIEISAQKTVVHDVENPSEELSLEEAQELAGDDVEIGDSLLIPLPNEEMGRIAAQTAKQILVQKVREAIREKVYDEYVDRKGELINGTVKRFERGDMIIDLGNNLEAYVPRAEQSRGEMWNQGERIRVVIADVSKDQKGQQIKGSRASSDLLKRLFEMEVPEIYDETVVIKSAVREPGDRAKIAVASNEKDVDPVGACVGMKGSRVQAIIKELRGEKIDIIEWSDEPSVFAANALSPAKVSQVRITDIGNRQMEVIVGEDQLSLAIGKKGQNVRLAARLVGWDIKIVSEELLKKEIALKMGKMMASGEAVPITALQGVTASQADTLSEKGISDVEALAGASVDDLVDFLDVSLDEAESILASAQSIVAAKNGKVADADAEVNVSVEEDIEVPDEQIDTTGDSDGDSENVVDETV; encoded by the coding sequence ATGACATCATCCATCGGACAGAGTATTGAGATCTTGTGCAACGAGCAGGGGCTCGATCGCGATATGGTCATCGAAGCTATGAAGGAGGCGGTAAAGGCGGCCGCCCGAAAGCAGTTTCGTGGACACGACAAGACCGGCGAAGGGATCCAGGTCGACTGGAATAATGAAGAGGGAATGATCGAGATCTCGGCGCAAAAGACTGTGGTTCACGACGTTGAGAATCCATCAGAAGAACTGTCGCTTGAGGAAGCTCAGGAGCTAGCGGGCGACGATGTCGAGATCGGCGATTCACTTTTGATCCCACTGCCGAACGAAGAAATGGGCCGAATCGCGGCTCAGACCGCCAAGCAGATTTTAGTTCAAAAAGTCCGTGAAGCGATCCGCGAAAAGGTCTATGACGAGTATGTCGACCGTAAGGGTGAATTGATCAACGGAACGGTCAAACGATTTGAGCGTGGCGATATGATCATTGATCTCGGCAACAATCTCGAGGCATATGTACCCCGAGCCGAGCAATCTCGTGGTGAGATGTGGAACCAAGGTGAACGCATACGGGTCGTGATCGCCGACGTGTCCAAGGACCAGAAAGGACAGCAGATCAAGGGCTCACGAGCTTCATCCGACTTGCTAAAACGTCTATTTGAAATGGAAGTGCCGGAAATCTACGACGAGACCGTAGTTATTAAATCGGCGGTTCGCGAACCCGGTGACCGAGCCAAGATCGCTGTTGCGTCGAATGAAAAGGACGTTGACCCGGTCGGGGCGTGCGTCGGTATGAAAGGCTCTCGCGTACAAGCTATCATCAAGGAACTCCGCGGCGAAAAAATCGATATAATTGAGTGGTCAGATGAGCCGTCGGTGTTTGCGGCCAACGCTCTTTCACCGGCAAAGGTGTCGCAAGTTCGCATCACCGATATCGGCAACCGACAAATGGAAGTAATCGTCGGCGAAGATCAGCTCAGTTTGGCGATCGGTAAGAAGGGCCAGAATGTGCGTTTGGCGGCAAGGCTTGTCGGTTGGGACATCAAGATAGTCAGTGAAGAGCTCCTCAAGAAGGAGATCGCCCTTAAGATGGGCAAGATGATGGCATCCGGTGAAGCCGTGCCGATCACTGCATTACAGGGAGTAACTGCATCGCAGGCGGACACGCTTTCTGAAAAAGGCATTTCGGATGTTGAGGCACTTGCGGGGGCATCCGTGGATGATCTTGTTGATTTCCTGGACGTGTCATTGGATGAAGCCGAGAGCATTCTCGCATCGGCTCAGTCGATCGTTGCGGCCAAGAACGGTAAGGTGGCAGACGCTGACGCTGAAGTTAACGTCTCGGTTGAAGAAGATATTGAAGTTCCGGACGAGCAGATTGATACAACCGGCGATTCCGATGGCGATTCTGAAAATGTGGTCGACGAGACCGTTTAG
- the infB gene encoding translation initiation factor IF-2, with translation MAIRKSVRIYDLARELKQDTKRVMEDLRRAGADVSVASNSVSAEFAEKVRNKYFPKTETAPKRAIKVIKAKKDDVAPAEGSEIVELDEPVIEKHEAEQLPAIEVVSEPTIEVEVETPITVTEPVPSDLVEVAKPSDTGKSIKVKKLVVSKIKPVEVVVEPEMPVAVEVPPTETAPIEISIDEPEIPAVVETTPLEATLEPEPEVETPKVVKPGGTTVKTLTLTKSAIEKGIKPGDKLVSDSPTKTGRLLGDQKPQIDPRTGRPQFRGTPGETAAPQMTYTPPADNRRRPGRGGSGRKGKDDRSGRFAERDQDAPRQRSIEERILDQVGGGEKAEIRTVRLTDGATVREFAEALGITPRDIVQLLIKRGVFATLNQPIGEKMAIEMALEYGFDMSFVPFEEMVIEQEFEELIASDADDVELPRAPVITVMGHVDHGKTSLLDVIRSENVAEGEAGGITQHIGAYSVMVPNSDDPDNPRRVVFLDTPGHEAFTMMRARGAKATDIVILVVAADDGVMPQTIEAVEHSKAAGVPIIVAINKIDKPDANPDKVKQGLAGLGLQPTDWGGDTEMVPVSAKKRENLDTLLETVLLQSDILALTASPTRRASGVVLEAKLDKGRGAVATALVQQGTMRVGDPFIVGQFYGKVRAMFSDRGESVTEAGPATPVEILGLQGVPQAGDTFQVVSDIDRAQTIAGQRQMHARQAAMLKTTKRGIESLGQAEVKELLVILKADVQGSVEVLKGTLEKLSTEKVKVRVIRAGVGAIAESDVLLASATQADDASTAVVIIGFNVRPEARVGDIAKHEDVDIRLHSIIYKVEEEITAAMIGMLDAIEKEVILGKAQISETFKVSKIGTIAGCRVIDGVIRRQAKARLIRDGVVVWQGDIATLKRFKDDVNEVRNGFECGISLVNFNDLKIDDQIEAFTIERIAATEL, from the coding sequence ATGGCCATTCGAAAATCAGTTCGAATTTACGACCTGGCACGCGAGTTAAAGCAAGATACAAAACGCGTGATGGAAGATCTGCGCCGCGCCGGTGCCGATGTCAGTGTGGCGTCAAATTCGGTTAGCGCCGAATTTGCGGAAAAGGTTCGAAACAAGTACTTTCCAAAAACTGAAACAGCCCCCAAACGTGCCATCAAGGTCATCAAGGCAAAGAAAGACGATGTTGCTCCGGCCGAAGGCTCGGAAATTGTCGAACTAGACGAACCGGTCATAGAGAAACACGAAGCCGAGCAACTGCCAGCGATCGAAGTTGTGTCGGAACCCACGATCGAGGTGGAAGTTGAAACCCCGATAACGGTAACTGAACCGGTCCCTAGTGACTTGGTTGAAGTTGCCAAACCCTCCGATACGGGTAAATCGATAAAAGTCAAGAAACTGGTGGTCTCAAAGATCAAACCGGTGGAGGTAGTGGTTGAACCGGAAATGCCGGTCGCAGTCGAAGTGCCCCCCACAGAAACGGCGCCGATCGAAATTTCGATCGACGAACCGGAGATCCCGGCAGTTGTAGAAACAACTCCGCTCGAGGCTACTTTGGAGCCAGAGCCCGAAGTTGAAACTCCCAAGGTCGTCAAGCCGGGGGGAACTACTGTTAAGACACTTACGCTGACGAAATCAGCTATTGAAAAGGGAATCAAGCCTGGGGACAAATTGGTAAGTGATTCTCCGACCAAGACAGGAAGATTGCTAGGTGATCAAAAGCCGCAAATCGATCCTCGGACGGGTCGTCCGCAATTCCGCGGCACGCCGGGTGAGACCGCAGCCCCGCAAATGACCTATACGCCTCCGGCCGACAATCGTCGTCGACCAGGTCGGGGCGGCAGTGGCCGAAAAGGCAAAGATGATAGAAGCGGCCGGTTTGCTGAACGTGACCAGGACGCTCCACGTCAACGTTCGATCGAAGAGCGAATTCTTGATCAGGTCGGTGGCGGAGAAAAGGCGGAGATCCGTACGGTACGCCTCACAGACGGGGCAACGGTTCGCGAGTTTGCCGAGGCTCTCGGCATAACGCCGCGCGATATTGTCCAACTTCTGATCAAGCGCGGGGTGTTCGCGACGCTTAATCAGCCGATCGGCGAGAAGATGGCAATCGAGATGGCTCTTGAATACGGGTTCGATATGAGCTTTGTGCCATTTGAGGAAATGGTGATCGAACAGGAATTCGAAGAACTCATCGCTTCAGATGCGGACGATGTGGAACTGCCGCGTGCTCCGGTTATTACAGTAATGGGCCACGTCGATCACGGTAAAACTTCGCTGCTCGACGTAATACGATCCGAAAACGTCGCTGAGGGAGAGGCTGGCGGTATTACCCAGCACATTGGAGCCTACAGCGTTATGGTGCCGAACTCGGATGATCCGGATAATCCGCGCAGGGTCGTTTTTCTCGATACGCCGGGTCACGAAGCATTTACAATGATGCGAGCTCGTGGTGCAAAGGCTACTGATATAGTAATTTTGGTAGTTGCTGCCGATGACGGGGTGATGCCGCAAACAATCGAAGCCGTTGAGCACTCCAAGGCTGCCGGTGTTCCGATCATTGTCGCGATAAATAAGATCGACAAGCCCGATGCAAATCCTGATAAGGTGAAGCAGGGACTCGCTGGGCTCGGATTACAGCCCACGGATTGGGGCGGCGATACGGAAATGGTTCCAGTTTCGGCGAAAAAGCGCGAAAATCTGGATACGTTGCTCGAAACAGTTTTACTACAATCGGATATTTTGGCTCTTACGGCTAGTCCGACACGGCGAGCGTCCGGAGTTGTGCTTGAAGCAAAACTCGATAAGGGGCGCGGTGCTGTCGCAACTGCGTTAGTTCAACAGGGAACGATGCGCGTCGGTGATCCCTTTATCGTCGGACAGTTTTACGGCAAGGTCAGGGCGATGTTCTCCGATCGGGGTGAATCCGTAACGGAAGCAGGTCCGGCAACGCCAGTCGAGATTCTCGGACTTCAAGGCGTGCCGCAGGCGGGTGACACTTTCCAGGTCGTCTCTGACATCGATCGGGCTCAAACGATAGCCGGCCAGCGTCAGATGCATGCTAGACAAGCCGCGATGCTCAAGACCACCAAACGTGGAATTGAATCGCTTGGTCAGGCTGAGGTCAAGGAACTTCTGGTTATCCTCAAGGCGGACGTACAGGGTTCGGTCGAGGTGCTGAAGGGAACACTTGAGAAGCTTTCGACTGAAAAGGTGAAGGTTCGGGTGATCCGTGCAGGAGTTGGAGCGATCGCCGAATCAGACGTTTTGTTGGCTTCGGCAACTCAGGCAGATGATGCGTCCACTGCGGTCGTGATCATTGGATTTAATGTCCGGCCGGAGGCTCGAGTGGGCGATATTGCAAAGCACGAGGATGTGGATATCCGCCTTCACTCGATCATTTACAAGGTCGAAGAAGAGATCACGGCTGCAATGATCGGTATGCTTGACGCCATCGAGAAGGAAGTCATTCTTGGTAAGGCTCAGATATCAGAGACATTCAAGGTATCAAAAATTGGTACGATCGCAGGTTGCCGCGTTATCGATGGCGTTATTCGTCGGCAAGCTAAGGCCCGTCTTATCAGAGATGGGGTGGTTGTATGGCAAGGTGATATCGCAACGTTGAAACGATTTAAGGACGACGTCAATGAGGTCAGGAATGGCTTTGAATGCGGTATCAGCCTAGTCAATTTTAACGATTTGAAGATCGACGATCAGATCGAGGCCTTCACGATCGAAAGGATCGCCGCCACGGAGTTGTAA
- the rbfA gene encoding 30S ribosome-binding factor RbfA: MRRPERFAEALREEIAEVVGFELDDPRVTSVTVTEVVVADDMRDAKVFAFIQGTEAEVQEALKTLRRAATFVRQQVAMNLNLRHAPHLHFIRDTAEENASRVNQILQDLTLKGEIKKDHSE; the protein is encoded by the coding sequence ATGCGACGCCCCGAGAGATTTGCCGAAGCTCTGCGCGAAGAGATTGCAGAGGTCGTCGGATTTGAATTGGACGACCCAAGAGTCACTTCAGTTACCGTAACGGAAGTTGTCGTGGCGGATGATATGCGTGATGCAAAGGTTTTTGCTTTCATCCAGGGAACTGAGGCAGAAGTTCAAGAAGCTTTGAAAACGCTACGAAGGGCGGCGACGTTCGTTCGACAACAAGTTGCGATGAATCTTAATCTCCGACACGCTCCGCATTTGCATTTTATCAGAGACACGGCCGAGGAGAATGCCTCGCGTGTTAATCAGATCTTGCAAGATCTGACCCTGAAGGGCGAAATTAAAAAGGATCATAGTGAATAA
- a CDS encoding bifunctional oligoribonuclease/PAP phosphatase NrnA — protein sequence MLSQVVELIENKREFAITTHIKPDGDGVGSSLGLYWLLISLGKQAEVIVHGEVPSAYRSLPGADKIRDVRTITSTYDAVFVIECSDIHRPGIAGLETQFTVNIDHHSTSDHFGTVNWIDSTASAVGEMIYNLCKAIGGRITREIAECVYLALVTDTGSFHFSNTSDRTLKVASELIKAGAKPAKIGEAVYANYPWSRIELMRRVLDTVRRDTTGRIATMRQTIEMKDSAEAVDGDNNGFVNIPLAAKEVLAAVYMREVGKGEYRVSLRSKGDINIARVAERFGGGGHKNAAGLRIVGNWDEKELEIVEAVRLAIESTEADVSANGSNGQIRE from the coding sequence GTGCTAAGTCAAGTAGTAGAGTTAATTGAAAACAAACGTGAGTTTGCAATAACGACACACATCAAACCGGACGGCGATGGTGTGGGTTCATCACTCGGACTTTATTGGTTATTGATCTCACTTGGGAAGCAAGCCGAAGTGATCGTCCACGGAGAAGTGCCTTCGGCATATCGGAGTTTGCCCGGTGCCGATAAGATCCGAGATGTACGAACAATCACCTCGACCTACGATGCAGTCTTTGTCATTGAGTGCTCTGATATACATCGCCCCGGGATCGCCGGACTTGAAACCCAATTCACAGTTAACATAGACCATCATTCTACTAGCGACCATTTCGGAACGGTCAATTGGATCGATTCGACCGCATCTGCCGTAGGAGAGATGATCTACAATCTTTGCAAGGCAATAGGTGGTCGCATCACAAGGGAGATAGCCGAATGTGTATATTTGGCTCTAGTAACTGATACCGGATCATTCCACTTTTCCAACACATCGGACAGGACTCTAAAGGTCGCGTCAGAGCTGATAAAAGCGGGTGCGAAACCTGCGAAGATCGGAGAGGCGGTGTACGCCAATTACCCTTGGTCGCGTATCGAACTGATGCGCCGTGTCTTAGATACGGTAAGACGTGATACGACCGGAAGGATTGCGACGATGCGGCAGACGATCGAAATGAAGGACTCGGCCGAAGCCGTCGATGGTGACAACAACGGCTTCGTCAATATCCCGCTTGCCGCAAAGGAAGTACTTGCCGCAGTCTATATGCGTGAGGTCGGAAAGGGAGAGTATCGAGTTAGCCTCCGTTCAAAGGGCGATATTAATATTGCACGTGTCGCCGAACGATTCGGCGGCGGCGGTCACAAAAATGCCGCCGGGCTTAGAATCGTCGGTAATTGGGACGAGAAGGAATTAGAGATCGTTGAGGCAGTGAGGCTCGCGATCGAATCGACCGAGGCCGATGTTTCTGCAAACGGGTCAAACGGTCAAATTCGGGAATAG
- a CDS encoding cob(I)yrinic acid a,c-diamide adenosyltransferase produces MAESKEKRYKWRRDDYRENTKGLLMLNTGDGKGKTTAAIGVLVRAAGREMKCCMIQFMKSRSDRYGEHESFGKLGIEVHTMGDGFTWDTQDKSQDIKTSLETWALCVDKMRNGDYDLLVFDELLYVLSYGFIEIDAVIAEIRSIRALQPHLHLILTGRNVENALTNLIDEADLVTEMVEIKHPFNNGIYAQQGIEF; encoded by the coding sequence ATGGCAGAATCGAAAGAAAAGCGATATAAATGGCGTCGTGACGATTACCGGGAGAATACAAAAGGATTGTTGATGCTCAATACCGGTGATGGTAAAGGTAAAACAACTGCTGCCATCGGTGTGCTGGTCCGTGCCGCTGGCCGTGAAATGAAATGTTGTATGATCCAATTTATGAAATCGCGTTCGGATAGATATGGCGAACACGAGTCGTTCGGAAAGCTTGGGATCGAAGTTCATACAATGGGAGACGGATTTACCTGGGACACCCAAGACAAATCACAGGACATCAAGACTTCTTTGGAAACGTGGGCACTTTGCGTCGACAAAATGCGGAACGGTGACTACGACCTTTTGGTATTTGACGAACTCCTTTACGTATTGAGCTATGGGTTCATAGAAATTGATGCGGTGATCGCAGAAATTAGATCGATCCGGGCCCTACAACCACATTTGCACCTTATCCTGACCGGCCGTAACGTAGAAAATGCATTGACCAACTTGATCGACGAGGCGGATCTAGTCACCGAGATGGTCGAGATCAAACATCCGTTCAATAATGGAATCTACGCTCAACAAGGCATCGAATTTTAA
- a CDS encoding phosphatidylglycerophosphatase A: protein MKSPVDRRKPNGVGDLIALGITTCGVGYLPLMPGTFGSMVGVVIYLGIVWVDGVAGLSALTAGFNGNQVSAVVWAANSLLLALLILIGIWASGRAIPLLGDLDPSEAVVDEVMGQIITLLFVPLGVGLPFVLAGFLLFRLFDIWKPYPIDSLQYLPVGVGICADDIVAGVYAGLCLALGYAVFVLI, encoded by the coding sequence ATGAAATCTCCTGTCGACAGACGTAAACCTAACGGAGTCGGGGACCTGATCGCACTTGGGATAACCACGTGCGGCGTAGGTTATTTGCCGTTGATGCCGGGAACCTTTGGTTCGATGGTTGGCGTTGTCATATATTTGGGCATCGTATGGGTAGACGGAGTCGCCGGATTGAGTGCCCTAACTGCCGGGTTTAATGGTAATCAGGTATCCGCAGTTGTGTGGGCCGCCAACTCGCTATTGCTTGCTTTGCTTATCCTGATAGGTATTTGGGCGTCGGGAAGAGCGATCCCGTTACTTGGCGATCTTGACCCGTCGGAGGCCGTGGTAGATGAGGTGATGGGGCAGATAATCACTTTGCTCTTTGTACCACTCGGAGTCGGTTTACCATTTGTGCTCGCCGGATTCCTGCTTTTCAGGCTTTTTGATATTTGGAAACCCTACCCGATCGATAGTCTCCAGTATTTACCTGTCGGCGTCGGAATATGTGCCGACGATATCGTTGCGGGTGTTTATGCCGGACTTTGTTTGGCATTGGGATACGCAGTTTTTGTTTTGATATGA